Proteins found in one Methylobacter sp. S3L5C genomic segment:
- a CDS encoding SbcC/MukB-like Walker B domain-containing protein yields MRILAIRGKNLASLAEPFEILLDEGPLQTAGLFAITGPTGAGKSTILDALCLALYDKMPRLPDGHGFAVGHRDEDESLRVNSTDVRSILRRGTSTAYAEVDFIGKDKHHYRARWEVSKARGKANGRLQAQEVILSKIDSGQRIGQGKRNTLEAISELIDLNFDQFRRSVLLAQGDFAAFLKAKKDERSSLLERITGTDIYSELSIEAFERARTEKEALNRITGLMQNQLPLDNEARLNLEQQRDQFSLQLTELDLQISGNQKIIDWYVLLKKYQQAQQLAIEDHTTQQQRWDSAEAERLLIQKIAAVQPLRPLLSHYKSANDDYLAAEKTLKHTSQLQVTAESSLQTIKAQLALLFDQLQVAEQQQQQAQPLLKTARDLDTRLDVVQSAINTLTSEELNLNKALQTARQQHQSLLKQQTEKAATLAQLTAWLEQNQALKPIAAEWNRWEGELERYQRLNAEKTAEALQAQNLKGLADKNELALASLKIAIDENRQQQEQELTVLEQLKGQGSEQSLEVLYQQKESLEGSAQVLNSALGLATQALELQQSIKQDTENLIATEQLISNTTEQLQTVTGQQLSNELVLEEAKKALDLIQASTHKNAGQFRQLLIKDQPCPVCGALEHPWKDQDHIDSNLSPNLDSGTMAAFFNEQTTAQSGRVKELQSLKEALIKSNAELNKTLVQVRETQQIYATSLPQAQTKQELLGNEWRALDFTDKPDVLLTDVALLPLLNTRNEKLMSALALIKAQEKTALELQRQIKTAQESFDITKLKTENLVNDYTELDKQLAKYKADFDHISATILQQEKQLQAIVDVLQVPFAQLENWRGYLQNSFAELKAKAQKFQQIELALASETTALVDITQDEKLIAQTLTQCLQSYQGKQTEIKGKSQEKLALSTQRDGLLPKDASGAKCSADSFEQTINQALLNAKAAHQQAGNTSMQLEKELASLQQQQQHWQLEATRRQNNRETALTTLNAALEKHSITVEQLTELLKHDEVWLTEQKTKMQVLEQALQESTTLLKIKAEDCRQHESQAVEITEEIANQTAAELQLQQQNLGSQKEEQVLLLREDDKKIAASSHLKVELETQQNCWQQWESLNELIGSSNGAKFRVFAQSLTLEALLAHSNQHLEDFAKRYHLQRVPGSDLELQIIDRDMADDVRSVHSLSGGESFLVSLALALGLASLSSNRTQVESLFIDEGFGSLDPETLDIAIASLDTLQALGRKVGIISHVPILVERIGAKVVVEKQGGGRSSVVIVGGY; encoded by the coding sequence GCAAAGACAAGCACCACTATCGGGCGCGCTGGGAAGTTAGTAAAGCACGAGGTAAAGCTAACGGCAGATTGCAGGCGCAGGAAGTTATACTGAGCAAGATTGATAGCGGTCAGCGGATTGGTCAGGGCAAAAGAAACACCCTGGAAGCCATCAGTGAATTAATTGATCTTAATTTCGATCAATTTCGTCGTTCTGTGTTGTTGGCTCAAGGTGATTTTGCCGCATTTTTAAAAGCCAAAAAAGATGAACGTTCCAGTTTGTTGGAACGTATAACCGGCACGGATATTTATTCCGAGCTATCAATTGAAGCCTTCGAGCGGGCCAGAACAGAAAAAGAAGCCTTAAACCGGATTACCGGTCTTATGCAGAACCAGCTTCCGTTGGACAACGAGGCGCGTTTAAACCTTGAGCAGCAGCGGGATCAATTTAGCCTGCAATTAACTGAACTGGATTTGCAAATTAGTGGCAATCAAAAAATCATCGACTGGTATGTTTTACTTAAAAAATATCAACAAGCCCAACAGTTAGCTATTGAAGATCATACGACTCAGCAACAGCGTTGGGATAGCGCTGAAGCTGAACGCCTGTTGATCCAAAAAATTGCCGCTGTGCAGCCGTTAAGGCCGTTGTTAAGCCATTATAAATCAGCAAATGATGATTATCTGGCAGCAGAAAAAACGCTTAAGCATACCAGTCAGTTGCAAGTAACCGCTGAAAGTTCATTGCAAACGATCAAAGCCCAACTGGCCCTTCTGTTTGACCAATTGCAAGTCGCTGAACAACAACAACAGCAAGCACAACCGTTGTTAAAAACGGCACGGGATTTGGATACACGTCTTGATGTTGTTCAAAGCGCTATTAATACGTTAACCTCCGAAGAACTTAATCTCAATAAGGCTCTGCAAACTGCCCGGCAACAACACCAATCTTTACTAAAACAACAGACTGAAAAAGCTGCAACATTGGCACAATTAACCGCTTGGCTGGAGCAAAATCAGGCACTTAAACCTATCGCCGCCGAGTGGAATCGCTGGGAAGGCGAGCTGGAACGTTATCAACGTCTCAATGCCGAGAAAACCGCCGAGGCTTTACAAGCTCAAAACTTAAAAGGACTGGCTGATAAAAACGAGCTGGCTCTTGCAAGCTTAAAAATAGCGATTGATGAAAATCGCCAGCAACAGGAGCAGGAGTTAACCGTGCTTGAGCAATTGAAAGGGCAGGGTAGTGAGCAGTCGCTTGAGGTTTTATATCAACAAAAAGAGTCACTTGAAGGTAGCGCACAAGTATTGAACAGTGCGTTGGGTTTGGCTACTCAAGCACTGGAATTACAACAGAGTATAAAACAGGATACCGAGAATCTAATCGCTACCGAGCAGCTTATTAGTAATACGACTGAACAATTGCAAACAGTCACAGGGCAACAACTCAGTAACGAGCTGGTGCTTGAGGAAGCCAAAAAAGCGCTGGACTTGATTCAGGCAAGTACCCATAAAAATGCCGGGCAATTTCGCCAGTTATTAATTAAAGATCAGCCTTGTCCGGTTTGTGGTGCACTTGAGCATCCCTGGAAAGACCAGGATCATATTGACAGTAACTTATCTCCAAACTTAGATTCGGGAACCATGGCCGCTTTCTTTAATGAACAAACAACTGCCCAGTCAGGCCGGGTTAAGGAGTTGCAAAGCCTGAAAGAAGCGCTCATTAAAAGTAATGCAGAATTAAATAAAACGCTGGTACAGGTTCGGGAGACCCAACAAATCTATGCAACGTCTTTACCACAAGCACAGACAAAGCAGGAATTATTAGGCAATGAGTGGCGTGCTTTAGACTTTACTGATAAACCGGATGTTTTGCTAACCGATGTTGCACTTTTACCGTTACTGAATACGCGTAATGAAAAACTGATGAGTGCGTTGGCGCTTATCAAAGCCCAAGAAAAAACTGCACTTGAATTACAAAGGCAGATAAAAACTGCCCAAGAAAGCTTTGATATAACCAAGCTGAAAACAGAAAATTTGGTTAACGACTATACCGAACTCGATAAGCAACTTGCCAAGTACAAAGCGGATTTCGATCATATCAGTGCTACTATTTTGCAACAGGAAAAACAACTGCAAGCCATTGTTGATGTATTGCAGGTGCCGTTTGCGCAACTGGAAAACTGGCGGGGTTATTTACAAAATTCTTTTGCTGAATTAAAGGCAAAGGCGCAAAAGTTTCAACAAATCGAACTGGCGCTTGCCAGCGAAACAACCGCGTTGGTTGACATAACTCAAGATGAAAAACTGATTGCGCAGACTTTGACACAGTGCCTGCAATCTTATCAAGGCAAACAAACTGAAATCAAGGGTAAATCACAAGAAAAACTGGCCTTGTCAACCCAGCGTGATGGCCTGTTGCCGAAGGATGCTTCGGGAGCCAAATGTTCAGCGGACAGTTTCGAGCAAACTATTAATCAAGCGCTACTCAACGCAAAAGCTGCTCATCAACAAGCCGGTAATACTTCCATGCAACTGGAAAAGGAGTTGGCCAGCCTGCAACAACAGCAACAGCACTGGCAACTTGAGGCTACGCGTAGACAAAATAACCGGGAAACGGCATTAACCACACTTAATGCGGCGCTGGAAAAACACAGTATTACTGTTGAGCAGTTAACTGAATTGCTTAAACACGACGAAGTGTGGCTGACCGAACAGAAAACCAAGATGCAGGTTTTGGAGCAGGCTTTGCAGGAATCGACGACTTTGTTAAAAATCAAAGCCGAAGACTGTCGTCAACATGAAAGTCAGGCAGTTGAGATAACCGAGGAAATCGCCAACCAAACAGCGGCTGAATTACAGTTGCAACAACAAAATCTGGGTTCACAGAAAGAAGAACAAGTCTTGTTGCTTCGGGAAGATGATAAAAAGATTGCCGCCAGTAGCCATCTAAAAGTCGAGCTGGAAACCCAACAAAATTGCTGGCAACAATGGGAAAGTCTGAATGAATTGATAGGCTCCAGCAATGGCGCAAAATTTCGGGTATTTGCCCAGAGCTTAACCCTGGAAGCCTTGCTGGCGCACAGTAATCAACATCTTGAAGACTTTGCCAAACGCTACCACTTACAGCGCGTACCCGGCAGTGATCTGGAATTGCAGATTATAGATCGGGATATGGCTGATGATGTGCGTAGCGTGCACAGCCTGTCCGGTGGCGAAAGTTTTCTGGTCTCTCTGGCATTGGCCTTGGGATTGGCATCGCTATCCTCCAACAGAACCCAGGTTGAATCACTGTTTATCGACGAAGGCTTCGGCAGCCTTGATCCTGAAACGCTGGATATCGCCATCGCCAGTCTGGACACCTTGCAAGCCTTGGGTCGAAAAGTCGGTATTATCTCGCATGTGCCTATTCTGGTTGAACGTATTGGTGCCAAAGTCGTGGTTGAAAAACAGGGCGGTGGACGCAGTAGTGTTGTGATTGTTGGGGGGTATTGA
- a CDS encoding linear amide C-N hydrolase yields the protein MKPKAINHIVCSALAVVTLGLAAGQYADACTRILWNDNKLAVVVSRTMDWPESTEPVLTVFPRGIKRNGGHFGPVEVVKDNPLTWKSQYGSLVTTIYGVGTADGFNERGLAAHMLFFNAADFGSRDSGKPGLNGGLWAQYLLDQAATVNEALALLDKVQIVMTEARGTKTTVHLAIEDASGDSAIIEYIDGKQVVHHGREFKIMTNDPSYDEQLALLKQLDFSKPSSDTPLPGNVRPTDRFQRASYFSAMLPEPKTEREAVAGVLAIARNVSVPFGAPYKGFGIYNTEYRTVIDLTNKRYFFELTTSPNVIWAELTNFKLTAGAPVMVLSPDNIKLSGEVSGKFRKLAKAPF from the coding sequence ATGAAACCAAAAGCTATTAATCATATTGTATGCAGCGCATTGGCTGTCGTAACGTTGGGACTTGCTGCGGGGCAGTATGCCGATGCTTGCACAAGGATATTATGGAACGACAACAAGTTGGCAGTCGTGGTATCGCGGACTATGGATTGGCCGGAATCAACCGAGCCGGTTCTTACGGTTTTTCCTCGCGGCATTAAGCGTAACGGTGGACATTTCGGGCCGGTGGAGGTCGTCAAAGATAATCCCCTAACCTGGAAAAGCCAATATGGAAGTCTGGTCACGACAATATATGGTGTGGGTACCGCTGATGGCTTCAATGAACGTGGCTTGGCGGCTCATATGTTGTTCTTTAACGCCGCCGATTTTGGCTCTCGTGATTCAGGTAAACCGGGACTCAACGGAGGTCTTTGGGCGCAGTATCTCTTGGATCAAGCGGCGACAGTCAACGAAGCTCTGGCGTTACTCGATAAGGTGCAAATCGTGATGACGGAGGCAAGAGGAACCAAAACTACCGTCCACCTTGCTATTGAGGATGCTAGTGGTGATTCCGCCATCATCGAGTACATTGATGGCAAGCAGGTCGTTCATCACGGTCGTGAGTTTAAGATAATGACGAATGATCCTTCCTATGACGAGCAACTGGCATTGCTGAAACAACTGGATTTTTCCAAGCCCAGCAGCGATACGCCTCTGCCCGGCAATGTCAGGCCTACCGATCGTTTTCAGCGTGCCAGTTACTTTTCGGCGATGCTGCCTGAGCCCAAAACCGAGCGTGAAGCTGTGGCTGGCGTGCTAGCTATTGCCCGTAATGTTTCAGTTCCTTTTGGTGCGCCTTATAAAGGTTTCGGAATCTACAACACCGAGTACCGGACAGTGATCGATCTCACCAATAAGCGTTACTTCTTCGAGTTAACGACCAGTCCGAACGTGATTTGGGCAGAACTGACCAACTTCAAGCTGACTGCAGGTGCGCCTGTCATGGTTCTGAGTCCGGACAATATCAAGCTTTCGGGAGAAGTATCAGGAAAATTCCGCAAATTGGCGAAAGCGCCTTTTTGA
- the sodB gene encoding superoxide dismutase [Fe], which yields MAFELPALPYAKNALAPHISEETLEYHYGKHHQTYVTNLNNLVPGTEFDGLSLEEVMVKSSGPIFNNAAQVWNHSFYWNCLTPNGGGEATGELATAINATFGSFAKFKEEFTKCAVTTFGSGWAWLVKNADGSLALVSTSNAACPLTAGQTPLLTCDVWEHAYYIDYRNARPAYLEAFWALVNWDFAQANYSA from the coding sequence ATGGCTTTCGAACTTCCTGCTTTACCTTATGCTAAAAATGCATTGGCACCACATATTTCAGAAGAAACTTTAGAGTACCATTACGGTAAACATCACCAAACTTATGTGACCAATCTGAATAATCTTGTTCCAGGAACAGAGTTTGACGGCTTGTCTCTGGAAGAAGTTATGGTTAAATCTTCAGGCCCCATTTTTAATAATGCAGCACAAGTCTGGAATCACAGCTTTTATTGGAATTGCCTGACTCCAAATGGCGGCGGCGAAGCAACAGGTGAATTAGCGACTGCAATTAACGCTACCTTTGGTTCTTTTGCAAAATTTAAAGAAGAATTTACAAAATGCGCAGTAACCACTTTTGGTTCAGGTTGGGCATGGTTGGTCAAAAATGCTGATGGCAGTTTGGCATTGGTAAGCACCAGCAACGCTGCTTGCCCATTAACAGCAGGACAAACGCCTTTATTGACTTGTGATGTTTGGGAACACGCTTATTACATTGATTACCGTAATGCACGTCCAGCCTATCTGGAAGCATTTTGGGCATTAGTTAACTGGGATTTTGCTCAAGCAAATTATTCAGCTTAA
- a CDS encoding DUF3455 domain-containing protein: MIKKLMLLGAFLPTIVCAEVSIPEQLKPPVGNRPVLTVDAKGDQIYQCSLNDSVYSWQLLAPDAKLFDSQGQIAGKHYAGPVWEYKDGSQVVGRVLNKIDVAPETSISWLLVEIISNKDKGLFSDVSFINRVNTNGGLAPVSGCDSNHLGAEKRVAYTANYIFYTKN, from the coding sequence ATGATTAAAAAGCTGATGCTTTTAGGGGCTTTTCTGCCTACGATCGTTTGTGCTGAAGTTTCAATACCTGAGCAACTCAAACCACCTGTTGGTAATCGTCCTGTTTTAACGGTGGATGCGAAAGGTGATCAGATCTATCAATGCTCATTAAACGACAGCGTTTATTCCTGGCAATTACTGGCACCTGATGCGAAGTTATTTGATAGCCAAGGACAGATTGCAGGTAAGCATTATGCCGGTCCTGTTTGGGAATACAAGGATGGCAGTCAAGTTGTGGGACGCGTGCTGAATAAAATCGATGTTGCACCAGAGACTTCTATTTCCTGGTTACTGGTTGAGATAATATCGAATAAAGATAAAGGTTTGTTTTCGGACGTGAGCTTTATAAACAGGGTTAATACTAACGGAGGCTTGGCGCCTGTGTCGGGATGTGATTCAAATCATCTGGGTGCTGAAAAACGCGTGGCATATACCGCCAATTACATTTTTTATACTAAGAATTAA
- a CDS encoding ketopantoate reductase family protein: MTTKVLIIGAGAIGAFYGALLEKAGAEVAVVCRSDYDQVKQFGFNINSHILGTWTFTPSQVLQSTADYQGTADYVLLCTKVVPSVDRVALIRQAVSANTAIVFIQNGVEIEQEIVDAFPDNEIISGLAFICSNRIGKGKILHLAYGRLALGNLPGFVSDKTAHLCELFRQAGIDCTATEAIVTERWKKCVWNAPFNPLSVLSGGLPTLAILQSQEAFVRSIMQEVCRIAKAVGHQLRDNIVDVNIASTAIMPPYKTSMLLDYENGQPMETEAIIGNAVRAARREGIETPYLESVYALMKLRELKLNS; encoded by the coding sequence ATGACGACTAAAGTTCTCATTATTGGAGCCGGTGCAATTGGCGCATTTTACGGTGCATTACTTGAAAAAGCAGGCGCAGAAGTTGCTGTCGTTTGTCGTTCTGATTATGACCAGGTCAAACAATTTGGCTTTAACATTAATAGCCATATACTGGGAACCTGGACTTTTACGCCGTCACAAGTTCTACAAAGTACCGCTGATTATCAAGGCACAGCCGATTACGTTTTACTTTGTACCAAAGTTGTCCCCTCAGTGGATCGGGTGGCATTGATACGCCAGGCAGTGAGCGCCAATACCGCGATTGTATTTATCCAGAATGGCGTAGAGATTGAGCAGGAAATTGTCGACGCTTTTCCTGATAACGAAATCATTAGCGGTCTGGCCTTTATTTGTTCCAATCGAATAGGGAAAGGCAAAATATTACATCTGGCTTATGGCCGACTGGCTTTAGGTAATTTACCGGGCTTTGTTAGTGATAAAACAGCACATCTTTGTGAGTTATTCAGACAAGCTGGTATTGACTGCACGGCGACCGAAGCTATTGTTACCGAACGCTGGAAAAAATGTGTCTGGAACGCGCCCTTTAATCCTTTGTCGGTGCTATCAGGAGGATTGCCAACACTGGCTATCCTGCAATCCCAGGAAGCTTTTGTACGCAGCATTATGCAGGAAGTTTGCCGTATAGCCAAAGCGGTAGGCCATCAACTGCGTGATAATATAGTTGACGTTAATATCGCCAGCACCGCCATCATGCCGCCTTATAAAACCAGCATGCTACTGGATTATGAAAACGGTCAGCCGATGGAAACTGAAGCCATCATAGGCAATGCGGTACGGGCAGCGAGACGCGAAGGCATAGAAACGCCTTATTTGGAATCGGTCTATGCGTTGATGAAACTAAGGGAACTAAAACTTAATTCTTAG
- the hda gene encoding DnaA regulatory inactivator Hda — protein MTRTKQQPLHFEFRANQTFDDFFPGSNLEIIDHLQKSIAGNGESQIFLWGQAGLGKSHLLQACCHQAQSLQLSSFYFALSPSKLPDPALLKGLDKFDIVCFDNIEHIAGDSVWETAFFNFFNLHRDQGHTLILSADCPPNEIAIRLPDLKTRLNWGLTLKIPPLSDDDRIAALIFKADQMGFEISPKAGRFLLTHYDRNLSSLWTLLTRLDKASLAAKRKLTIPFLRQILREEPHDD, from the coding sequence ATGACCAGAACAAAACAACAGCCATTACACTTCGAGTTTAGGGCCAACCAGACTTTTGATGATTTTTTCCCCGGTAGTAATCTGGAAATCATTGATCACTTACAAAAAAGTATTGCCGGTAACGGTGAGTCGCAGATTTTTCTCTGGGGCCAAGCAGGACTGGGTAAAAGTCATTTGCTACAAGCCTGTTGTCATCAGGCACAAAGCCTGCAACTGAGCTCATTCTATTTTGCACTATCGCCCTCGAAACTGCCTGATCCTGCGTTATTAAAAGGACTGGATAAGTTTGATATCGTTTGTTTCGATAATATCGAACACATCGCCGGTGATTCTGTGTGGGAAACGGCTTTTTTTAATTTCTTTAATCTGCATCGTGATCAGGGCCACACGCTTATTTTATCGGCAGATTGTCCTCCCAATGAAATTGCCATCCGGTTACCTGATCTTAAAACCCGTCTTAACTGGGGACTGACCTTAAAAATACCACCCTTATCTGATGATGACAGAATCGCTGCGTTAATTTTTAAAGCCGACCAAATGGGCTTTGAAATATCGCCTAAAGCAGGTCGTTTTCTACTCACCCATTATGACAGAAACTTGTCTTCATTATGGACGCTGCTAACAAGGCTGGATAAGGCATCCTTGGCTGCCAAACGCAAATTAACCATCCCGTTTTTAAGGCAAATTCTTCGCGAAGAACCTCATGACGACTAA
- a CDS encoding DUF2069 domain-containing protein, whose protein sequence is MNIKPVYYHTMALAGFFGLFTLLMLWNTVLVPSTRFPVAVMLLITVTPLLLPLRGFLNRNRRSCNWMAYVSMIYFLHGSIETYASTTNRLYPCLELILSVMLFLGTTLYVHFSGKQG, encoded by the coding sequence ATGAATATAAAACCCGTTTATTATCACACGATGGCATTGGCCGGTTTTTTTGGCCTGTTTACCTTATTAATGCTCTGGAATACAGTGTTGGTGCCCTCTACCCGCTTTCCGGTTGCCGTAATGTTATTAATCACCGTGACACCGTTGTTACTGCCATTACGGGGTTTTTTAAACCGTAACCGCAGAAGTTGCAACTGGATGGCTTATGTCAGCATGATATATTTTTTACATGGCTCGATAGAAACCTATGCCAGCACGACTAATCGCCTGTATCCCTGTTTGGAACTTATCCTCAGTGTCATGTTGTTTTTGGGTACAACACTCTATGTACATTTTTCAGGAAAACAGGGATGA
- the wrbA gene encoding NAD(P)H:quinone oxidoreductase: protein MTKILILYFSRNGATAEMANHIARGVETVTGAEAVLRTVPDISSVCEKTAESIPAHGAIYATLEDLKHCDGLALGSPTHFGNMASPLKYFIDGTTEIWFSGALVGKPAGVFTSTGSMHGGQESTILSMMLPLLHHGMLLLGLPYTETALRETTSGGTPYGPSHLSLEHTGLTDHEKKLCMTLGTRLAKTALLLKQA, encoded by the coding sequence ATGACAAAAATCCTGATTCTTTATTTTTCCCGTAATGGTGCAACCGCAGAAATGGCCAATCATATCGCTCGTGGTGTGGAGACTGTAACCGGCGCTGAAGCGGTTCTGAGGACGGTGCCGGATATTTCCAGCGTTTGTGAAAAAACGGCAGAGAGCATTCCTGCTCATGGCGCAATCTACGCAACGCTGGAAGATTTAAAACACTGTGATGGACTGGCATTAGGCAGCCCTACTCATTTTGGCAATATGGCATCACCACTCAAATACTTTATTGATGGCACCACAGAAATATGGTTTTCCGGTGCCTTGGTCGGTAAACCTGCCGGCGTATTTACGTCAACAGGCAGTATGCATGGCGGGCAGGAAAGCACGATATTATCGATGATGCTACCATTGCTTCATCACGGCATGCTGTTATTGGGTTTGCCTTACACGGAAACGGCCTTACGTGAGACCACCTCAGGCGGGACACCTTATGGTCCGAGTCATTTATCTTTAGAGCATACCGGCTTAACGGATCATGAGAAAAAGCTGTGCATGACGCTTGGAACCCGTTTGGCTAAAACGGCACTCCTTTTAAAACAGGCTTGA
- the arsC gene encoding arsenate reductase (glutaredoxin) (This arsenate reductase requires both glutathione and glutaredoxin to convert arsenate to arsenite, after which the efflux transporter formed by ArsA and ArsB can extrude the arsenite from the cell, providing resistance.), with translation MRVKIYHNPRCGKSRQTLQLLQAQGVEAEVIEYLKTPPGAEELDDILQKLGMEPRDLMRKKEAVYKTSGLDDKALGRQALINGMVNNPVLIERPIVIANGKAAIGRPPEAILTIL, from the coding sequence ATGCGTGTAAAAATTTATCACAATCCGCGTTGCGGCAAATCACGTCAAACCTTGCAATTATTACAAGCGCAAGGCGTTGAAGCAGAGGTTATTGAATATCTTAAAACACCTCCCGGTGCAGAAGAACTTGATGATATTTTACAAAAACTGGGTATGGAGCCTCGTGACTTGATGCGTAAAAAAGAAGCCGTCTACAAAACCAGTGGTTTGGATGACAAAGCTCTGGGCCGACAAGCGCTCATTAACGGGATGGTCAATAATCCGGTACTCATTGAACGCCCGATTGTTATTGCCAACGGCAAAGCGGCTATCGGTCGTCCGCCGGAAGCTATACTTACTATTTTATAA
- the ubiA gene encoding 4-hydroxybenzoate octaprenyltransferase → MERIKQYWVLARFNRPIGILILLWPALWALWVASDGKPDLPVLSVICLGVVLMRAAGCVINDYADRDFDPHVERTQQRPIAAGKVTPKEALILFVVLCLCAFGLVLLLNIYTILLSFVAAFLAASYPFMKRYTQLPQAYLGIAFGWAVPMSFSAQINAIPAVAWVMYLAVVLWALVYDTMYAMVDKDDDIKIGVKSTAILFGAYDRHIMAILQIIIIGLLIAVGQMQQLSWPYYSGVLVAAGLSIYQQKLIFHREKTLCFKAFLNNNWFGMAVFVGLMTDYWLR, encoded by the coding sequence ATGGAGCGAATCAAGCAATATTGGGTATTAGCACGATTTAATCGGCCTATTGGTATCCTGATTTTATTGTGGCCGGCCTTATGGGCGCTTTGGGTCGCCAGTGACGGCAAGCCTGATTTGCCGGTGTTAAGCGTTATTTGTCTGGGCGTAGTACTGATGCGGGCTGCCGGTTGTGTGATTAACGATTATGCGGACAGGGATTTTGATCCTCATGTAGAACGTACCCAGCAACGCCCGATTGCTGCCGGCAAGGTGACGCCTAAAGAAGCCCTTATTCTTTTTGTCGTATTATGCCTGTGTGCTTTTGGCCTGGTGTTGTTGCTTAATATTTATACTATTCTATTGTCCTTCGTTGCGGCATTTTTGGCGGCCAGTTATCCTTTTATGAAGCGCTACACCCAGTTGCCGCAAGCTTATTTAGGGATTGCTTTTGGCTGGGCGGTGCCGATGTCTTTTTCTGCACAAATTAACGCTATTCCTGCGGTAGCGTGGGTGATGTATTTGGCTGTGGTGTTGTGGGCGCTGGTTTATGACACTATGTATGCGATGGTTGATAAGGACGATGATATAAAGATAGGCGTTAAATCAACGGCGATTCTTTTTGGCGCTTATGATCGTCATATCATGGCGATTTTGCAGATTATTATTATAGGCTTACTGATTGCCGTGGGGCAGATGCAGCAGTTGAGCTGGCCTTATTATAGCGGCGTATTAGTGGCGGCAGGATTATCCATTTATCAACAAAAATTGATTTTCCATCGCGAGAAAACCCTGTGCTTTAAAGCCTTTTTAAATAATAACTGGTTTGGTATGGCGGTATTTGTTGGGCTAATGACGGATTATTGGTTGCGTTGA